One Glandiceps talaboti chromosome 2, keGlaTala1.1, whole genome shotgun sequence genomic region harbors:
- the LOC144451291 gene encoding uncharacterized protein LOC144451291 isoform X2: MACLANHSWVSFRGFSEAYNDVVRQLKGDGIMKDFLQNKAEPSTSAQIRCCFWFTNTVTEKSCVRYVFQWGIGI, translated from the exons ATGGCCTGTCTTGC AAACCATTCTTGGGTTAGCTTCAGAGGTTTTTCAGAAGCATACAATGATGTTGTGAGACAACTCAAAGGAGACGGCATAATGAAAGACTTCTTACAAAATAAAGCTGAGCCCTCAACATCTGCACAAATACGGTGTTGTTTCTG GTTCACAAATACAGTTACAGAAAAAAGCTGTGTCAGATATGTTTTTCAATGGGGAATTGGCATATGA
- the LOC144451291 gene encoding uncharacterized protein LOC144451291 isoform X1 — protein MDIIKADGRIQNLKKSHDALVNIHISKDMKYLEENVIMTLLCAKLTYVGVQCLFFSINHALVNMPKRFNYIEVIFQRALEDHRIAIDEEDEETKEGTSFIHQISGEKMLCLFLKRHLQLLPFMNGWPVLRKNHSWVSFRGFSEAYNDVVRQLKGDGIMKDFLQNKAEPSTSAQIRCCFWFTNTVTEKSCVRYVFQWGIGI, from the exons ATGGACATTATCAAGGCTGATGGAAGAATACAAAACCTTAAGAAAAGCCATGATGCTTTGGTGAATATCCATATTTCAAAAGATATGAAGTACCTAGAAGAAAATGTGATAATGACATTGTTGTGTGCCAAGTTAACATATGTTGGGgtacaatgtttatttttttccatcaatCATGCACTTGTCAACATGCCCAAGAGGTTTAATTACATCGAGGTTATATTTCAAAGAGCGCTCGAAGATCATAGAATTGCAATTGATGAGGAAGATGAGGAGACAAAAGAGGGCACAAGTTTTATCCATCAGATATCAGGAGAAAAGATGCTCTGTCTATTTCTGAAGAGGCATTTGCAGCTGTTGCCCTTCATGAATGGATGGCCTGTCTTGCgtaa AAACCATTCTTGGGTTAGCTTCAGAGGTTTTTCAGAAGCATACAATGATGTTGTGAGACAACTCAAAGGAGACGGCATAATGAAAGACTTCTTACAAAATAAAGCTGAGCCCTCAACATCTGCACAAATACGGTGTTGTTTCTG GTTCACAAATACAGTTACAGAAAAAAGCTGTGTCAGATATGTTTTTCAATGGGGAATTGGCATATGA